In Opitutus sp., one genomic interval encodes:
- a CDS encoding PLDc N-terminal domain-containing protein yields MDPELSRVVETSIFPHFLTMGGFLLAVFAIARLVGEKRPPSNTLAWLLIIGLVPYVGVPLFVLIGGRKLRELKKRKHPVVLNLPGVPDVDPAIAASPTAHTLASFGAGRPAGGNSVRLITTGEQAYAELEGLILRAQHSIHIATFILSRDDTGRHLVNLLAKRARAGAKVRLQLDGLGCLLSSWGFVDPIRQAGGEVVRFMPVLPLSGRGSANLRNHRKIAVFDQHTAMVGGHNLAHEYMGAHPSKKRWSDFGAIIIGPAAALLNEVFLADWAFASRQSFKSLHTEIDPAAVRIEGNSALHVVASGPDVHGDPLYEGLLSMIQEAEQSIWIITPYFIPDEVLLRSLIVKARAGKDVTLIVPATSNHPITDYARRHYLRQLRKAGARVLLHHNGHMLHSKAVIVDDRIGLLGSANFDLRSLFVNFEISVFLYSEADVRAMRVWANKLLHHCKEPKPEAPVRNRLWGNLAEDISRLLAPLL; encoded by the coding sequence ATGGATCCCGAGCTTTCACGCGTAGTCGAAACCAGCATCTTCCCCCATTTTTTAACGATGGGCGGGTTCCTGCTGGCGGTTTTCGCCATCGCGCGGCTGGTCGGTGAAAAACGTCCCCCCAGTAACACCCTCGCTTGGCTGTTGATAATCGGCCTAGTTCCCTATGTTGGCGTGCCGCTGTTTGTGCTCATTGGAGGGCGCAAGCTGCGCGAACTCAAGAAACGTAAACATCCCGTTGTCCTTAACTTGCCGGGCGTCCCGGATGTCGATCCCGCAATCGCCGCATCGCCCACCGCCCATACCCTGGCTTCCTTTGGCGCCGGTCGGCCCGCAGGTGGTAACTCGGTGCGGCTGATCACCACCGGCGAGCAGGCTTATGCCGAGCTCGAGGGCCTCATCCTGCGCGCCCAGCATTCCATCCATATCGCCACCTTTATTCTTAGTCGCGACGACACCGGGCGGCACTTGGTCAACCTGCTGGCCAAACGCGCCCGCGCGGGCGCCAAGGTGCGCTTGCAACTCGATGGCCTCGGTTGCCTGCTTTCCAGTTGGGGCTTCGTTGATCCGATCCGCCAGGCCGGTGGCGAGGTGGTGCGTTTTATGCCGGTGTTGCCGCTGTCGGGCCGCGGTTCGGCTAACTTGCGTAATCACCGTAAAATCGCCGTTTTTGACCAACACACCGCCATGGTCGGCGGCCACAACCTCGCCCACGAATACATGGGCGCTCACCCGTCGAAGAAACGCTGGTCCGATTTCGGCGCGATTATCATCGGGCCCGCCGCCGCCCTGCTCAACGAGGTGTTTTTAGCCGACTGGGCCTTTGCCAGCCGCCAGTCGTTCAAATCCCTGCACACCGAAATCGATCCGGCTGCGGTGCGTATTGAGGGTAACAGCGCCCTGCACGTGGTCGCCAGCGGCCCTGACGTCCATGGTGACCCGCTTTACGAGGGTCTGCTTTCCATGATCCAGGAGGCCGAGCAGAGCATCTGGATTATCACGCCGTATTTTATCCCTGACGAGGTGCTGTTGCGTTCGCTCATCGTCAAAGCGCGCGCCGGCAAGGACGTCACCCTGATCGTCCCCGCCACTTCGAACCACCCCATCACCGACTATGCCCGCCGCCATTATTTGCGCCAGTTGCGCAAGGCCGGCGCGCGCGTCCTGCTCCACCATAACGGCCACATGCTGCATTCGAAAGCCGTCATCGTCGACGACCGTATTGGCCTGCTCGGCTCGGCCAATTTCGACCTGCGCAGCCTCTTCGTTAATTTTGAGATCAGCGTTTTTCTTTATTCGGAGGCCGATGTGCGGGCGATGCGCGTCTGGGCCAATAAACTGCTGCACCACTGCAAGGAGCCGAAGCCCGAGGCTCCGGTCCGCAACCGCTTGTGGGGCAACTTGGCCGAGGATATCAGCCGATTGCTCGCCCCGCTTTTGTGA